A genomic region of Methanosarcina thermophila TM-1 contains the following coding sequences:
- a CDS encoding SRPBCC family protein encodes MTKNNPTKITAEPGKQEFIIEREFNAPHELVFKAFTDPELYVQWFGPRGFTTELETFEPKNGGSWRYIQRDQDGNEFVFHGVNHEVTAPERIISTFEWEELPEKGHVILQTTRFEELPGNRTRLINQSVFQSVDDRDGMLQSDPKMEEEINEMYNRLEVLLEKMKK; translated from the coding sequence ATGACAAAAAATAATCCTACTAAGATTACCGCAGAACCTGGAAAGCAGGAGTTCATTATTGAACGAGAATTTAATGCTCCTCATGAGCTCGTTTTTAAAGCATTTACAGATCCGGAACTTTATGTGCAGTGGTTTGGCCCGCGAGGGTTCACGACAGAGCTTGAAACATTTGAGCCGAAAAATGGAGGGTCCTGGCGATATATCCAGAGAGACCAGGATGGGAATGAGTTTGTATTCCATGGAGTGAATCATGAAGTTACAGCGCCTGAGAGAATTATAAGTACCTTTGAATGGGAGGAGCTTCCCGAAAAAGGACATGTAATCCTTCAAACCACACGTTTTGAGGAATTGCCAGGTAACAGGACCAGATTAATTAATCAATCTGTTTTCCAGAGTGTGGATGATCGAGATGGAATGCTGCAGTCCGACCCCAAAATGGAAGAAGAGATTAATGAGATGTATAATCGGCTCGAGGTGTTATTGGAAAAAATGAAAAAGTAA
- a CDS encoding molybdopterin dinucleotide binding domain-containing protein, with translation MKIKANLISGRTAAQGAHLEAKTHKGYFDACAYCELSPSDLERLGATEGSSLKVITEFGDVVVFAKVNEGNPDGLAFIPMGPWANAVLNPDTHGCGMPGFKGVPAEIEVTDEKPLDIKSLMKKYREA, from the coding sequence ATGAAAATAAAAGCAAATCTCATATCCGGAAGAACCGCCGCCCAGGGAGCACATCTGGAAGCAAAGACGCATAAAGGCTATTTTGATGCATGTGCTTACTGCGAACTCAGTCCCTCTGACCTTGAGAGGCTTGGCGCCACCGAGGGAAGCAGCCTGAAAGTTATCACCGAATTTGGGGACGTGGTGGTTTTTGCAAAGGTGAATGAAGGAAACCCGGACGGGCTTGCCTTTATCCCTATGGGTCCCTGGGCAAATGCGGTGTTGAACCCTGATACACACGGCTGCGGAATGCCCGGATTCAAAGGCGTCCCTGCGGAAATTGAAGTTACGGATGAGAAGCCGCTGGATATAAAGTCCCTGATGAAAAAGTACAGGGAAGCCTGA
- a CDS encoding SRPBCC family protein yields the protein MTESNQKTGDQELVITRVFDAPRDLVWKAWTEPEHVMEWWGPKGFTAPIVKTDFRVGGKSLLCMRSPEGEDYWSTGVYREIVEPEKIVTTDSFSDAQGNVVPASHYGMSGDWPSELLVTVTFEEDDGKTKLTLRHEGFPDRENRDLAKAGWSESLDKLAEHLRKI from the coding sequence ATGACAGAATCGAATCAGAAAACTGGGGATCAGGAGCTTGTTATTACACGAGTTTTTGATGCACCTCGGGATCTCGTATGGAAAGCATGGACTGAACCTGAGCACGTAATGGAATGGTGGGGACCGAAAGGTTTCACTGCGCCTATTGTCAAGACAGATTTCCGCGTAGGAGGAAAGTCTTTATTGTGCATGCGATCGCCTGAAGGGGAAGACTACTGGAGTACAGGCGTTTATCGAGAAATTGTCGAACCAGAGAAGATTGTTACTACTGATTCATTTTCAGATGCTCAAGGAAATGTAGTACCGGCTTCTCATTATGGGATGAGCGGAGACTGGCCTTCAGAGTTACTTGTGACGGTGACATTTGAAGAAGACGACGGTAAAACTAAACTTACTCTCCGACATGAAGGCTTTCCCGATAGAGAAAATAGAGATCTGGCAAAAGCCGGCTGGAGCGAATCACTGGACAAACTAGCGGAACATCTGAGGAAAATTTAA